A part of Rattus rattus isolate New Zealand chromosome 6, Rrattus_CSIRO_v1, whole genome shotgun sequence genomic DNA contains:
- the Xrcc2 gene encoding DNA repair protein XRCC2: MCSDFRRAESGTELLARLEGRSSLKELEPSLFADEDSPVHGDILEFHGPEGTGKTEMLYHLTARCILPKSEGGLQIEVLFIDTDYHFDMLRLVTVLEHRLSQSSEEAIKLCLGRLFLAYCSSSMQLLLTLYSLEALLCSHPSLCLLIVDSMSSFYWIDRVSGGESVTLQESTLKKCAQLLERLVTEYRLLLFATTQSLLQKGSDSAEGPSSSRPPCDGDVDYRAYLCKAWQRVVKHRVLFSRDDEAKSSRFSLVSRHLKSNSLKKHVFMIRESGVEFC; the protein is encoded by the exons CTCCTTGCCCGACTTGAAGGCAGAAGCTCCTTGAAAGAACTAGAGCCCAGCCTGTTTGCTGATGAAGATTCACCAGTGCACG GTGATATTCTTGAATTTCATGGTCCAGAAGGAACGGGGAAAACAGAAATGCTTTATCATTTAACAGCCCGATGTATACTTCCAAAATCAGAGGGTGGACTGCAAATAGAAGTCTTATTTATTGATACAGATTACCACTTTGACATGCTGCGGCTTGTGACAGTTCTTGAGCACAGACTCTCGCAGAGCTCGGAGGAAGCCATCAAGCTGTGTCTGGGCAGGCTGTTCCTGGCGTACTGCAGTAGCAGCATGCAGCTGCTGCTCACGCTGTACTCGCTGGAAGCCCTGCTGTGCAGtcacccctctctctgcctgctcatTGTGGATAGCATGTCATCCTTCTACTGGATAGACCGAGTCAGTGGAGGGGAGAGTGTGACCCTGCAGGAGTCAACACTGAAGAAGTGTGCTCAGCTCCTGGAGAGGCTCGTCACCGAGTACCGCTTGCTGCTGTTCGCAACAACGCAGAGTCTGTTGCAGAAAGGCTCAGACTCAGCAGAAGGGCCTTCTTCCTCCAGGCCCCCGTGCGATGGAGACGTGGACTACAGAGCCTATCTCTGCAAGGCCTGGCAGAGGGTTGTGAAGCACAGAGTCCTCTTCTCTAGAGACGATGAGGCCAAGAGCAGCCGGTTCTCATTAGTTTCACgacatttaaaaagtaacagtTTAAAAAAACACGTTTTTATGATTAGAGAAAGTGGGGTGGAGTTTTGTTGA